The proteins below come from a single Triticum aestivum cultivar Chinese Spring chromosome 5D, IWGSC CS RefSeq v2.1, whole genome shotgun sequence genomic window:
- the LOC123121368 gene encoding molybdopterin synthase catalytic subunit produces the protein MAGDEPPTTEACQDLVEILDEGSGRLDMGRYVDHVRDLSAGAIATFEGTTRDHFDGRRVVELRYEAYGAMARRRLEAILREARAAHALCRLAVAHRLGTVPAGEASVFVATSAVHRADAMEACRYVIDEIKASVPIWKKEVYDDGEVWKENREFLDRTDAEKKGKPAGGGGCCGSKVRVS, from the coding sequence ATGGCCGGCGACGAGCCCCCAACGACGGAGGCGTGCCAGGACCTGGTCGAGATCCTGGACGAGGGATCGGGCCGGCTGGACATGGGCCGGTACGTGGACCACGTCCGCGACCTCTCGGCGGGCGCCATCGCCACCTTCGAGGGCACCACGCGGGACCACTTCGACGGGAGGCGCGTGGTGGAGCTCCGCTACGAGGCGTACGGGGCCATGGCGCGGCGCCGGCTGGAGGCCATCCTCCGCGAGGCCCGCGCCGCGCACGCGCTGTGCCGGCTGGCCGTGGCGCACCGCCTCGGGACGGTccccgccggcgaggccagcgTGTTCGTGGCGACCTCGGCCGTGCACCGCGCCGACGCCATGGAGGCGTGCCGCTACGTGATCGACGAGATCAAGGCCTCCGTGCCCATCTGGAAGAAGGAGGTGTACGACGACGGCGAGGTGTGGAAGGAGAACCGCGAGTTCCTCGACCGCACCGACGCCGAGAAGAAGGGCaagccggccggcggcggcggatgctGCGGCAGCAAGGTGAGGGTGAGCTGA